The proteins below are encoded in one region of Apostichopus japonicus isolate 1M-3 chromosome 4, ASM3797524v1, whole genome shotgun sequence:
- the LOC139967002 gene encoding ileal sodium/bile acid cotransporter-like isoform X1, which translates to MAYDPSGDPNITGIHLYSMLSKTASEWDLNDIYQLEKLTQLITHICGGISMFGVGCVISVKDFQRKETRLAKGLCIGLFLQTLIQPLAGFLLAILLNMTVHEALAMVLVASAPSASYASVLSFWGEGNVALSVCIATISTALCIGLMPMWFFFYSSTWSREFFIVAYPLDIAQYLVLIIVPVGVGMATRWCMPKVAKYIARACSATFLISIVICSVLFLIFHIDHFKAGWHIYLSAFLLPFIGFFSGFLISFILRLPYDVCIAISVAVGSVNGSLVITVALHSFAEVPEVLASVLKLPTIYALFAPVEGIIWSMVYKTVDELFSKGHPALCGTGSV; encoded by the exons ATGGCGTATGATCCGTCAGGAGATCCAAATATAACGGGTATTCATCTTTATTCAATGTTGAGTAAAACAGCAAGTGAATGGGATCTAAATGACATATACCAACTGGAGAAACTAACTCAGCTTATAACACACATCTGTGGCGGAATCTCAATGTTTGGAGTCGGCTGCGTAATATCAGTGAAGGACTTTCAGAGGAAAGAGACACGACTTGCTAAAGGACTATGCATAGGTCTATTTCTTCAAACCCTAATTCAACCGCTTGCTGGGTTCCTGTTAGCGATATTGTTAAATATGACTGTGCACGAAGCTTTGGCGATGGTGTTGGTTGCATCAGCCCCATCGGCCTCCTACGCAAGTGTATTATCGTTCTGGGGAGAGGGTAATGTGGCGCTTAG TGTGTGTATCGCTACTATATCGACAGCTCTGTGCATTGGTCTTATGCCAATGTGGTTTTTCTTTTATTCGAGCACATGGAGTAGAGAGTTCTTCATTGTCGCTTATCCACTGGACATCGCCCAGTACCTCGTTCTGATCATCGTACCGGTCGGTGTCGGCATGGCCACCAGATGGTGCATGCCTAAAGTTGCAAAATACATCGCCAGG gCCTGTTCCGCAACTTTCCTCATAAGTATCGTCATCTGCTCCGTTCTCTTCCTCATCTTCCACATCGATCATTTCAAAGCTGGCTGGCATATTTACCTGAGTGCATTTTTGCTTCCCTTTATCGGGTTTTTCTCCGGTTTTTTAATATCTTTCATCCTGCGGTTGCCGTACGACGTTTGTATCGCGATATCCGTGGCGGTTGGTTCCGTCAACGGATCGTTGGTGATAACTGTGGCACTTCATTCATTCGCAGAGGTACCGGAAGTCTTAGCGAGTGTTCTCAAACTTCCAACGATATACGCCCTTTTCGCACCAGTTGAAGGTATTATTTGGTCTATGGTGTACAAAACGGTTGATGAGCTTTTCTCAAAAGGCCACCCTGCCTTGTGTGGTACTGGTAGCGTTtaa